A single region of the Streptomyces sp. NBC_00236 genome encodes:
- a CDS encoding ATP-grasp domain-containing protein, translated as MAHLLMVESWVGSMSRLLPRAIREGGHEFTFLTRDLHHYLRAAPEGVTHPLLSARHVLTADTNDADVLLPFAERAHASLRFDGVITSCDYYLPAAARIAARLNLPGPAPAAVENACRKDLTRRVLAEAGVPGPRFAVCRDHAEAVRAVRETGLPLVLKPVDLCAGMFVRRVDDETGLAEAHRALMDFPVNARGQARAPVVLLEEFLHGPEVSVETVTFAGRTEVVGVTDKSTGGAPAFVETGHMFPAALTDADDRAARETAVRAVEALGLDSVVAHTEIKLTPDGPRVVEVNPRPAGNRITELVRHVTGIDLAAACVNVALGRAPDLRPRATGLHSAAIAFLVPGAGGVLEGVDGVDEVGEAADVLEVSVARPGTRVGVASSNNEYLGHVMAGDADGPGARAGAEALLARLRPQVANR; from the coding sequence GTGGCACATCTGCTGATGGTCGAGAGCTGGGTCGGATCGATGAGCAGGCTTCTGCCACGGGCGATCCGGGAGGGCGGGCACGAGTTCACCTTCCTCACCCGCGACCTCCACCACTACCTGCGCGCCGCACCCGAGGGCGTCACGCACCCGCTGCTCTCGGCCCGTCACGTCCTGACGGCGGACACCAACGACGCCGACGTGCTGCTGCCGTTCGCCGAACGGGCCCACGCGTCCCTGCGGTTCGACGGAGTGATCACCTCCTGCGACTACTACCTCCCGGCTGCCGCCAGGATCGCCGCCCGGCTGAACCTGCCGGGGCCCGCCCCCGCTGCCGTGGAGAACGCCTGCCGAAAGGACCTCACCCGGCGGGTCCTCGCCGAAGCGGGCGTGCCCGGACCGCGGTTCGCCGTCTGCCGGGATCACGCGGAGGCCGTGCGGGCCGTCCGGGAGACGGGTCTGCCGCTGGTCCTCAAGCCCGTGGACCTGTGCGCCGGGATGTTCGTGCGGCGCGTGGACGACGAGACGGGCCTCGCCGAGGCCCACCGGGCGCTCATGGACTTCCCCGTCAACGCGCGGGGCCAGGCCCGCGCACCCGTGGTACTGCTCGAAGAGTTCCTGCACGGGCCCGAAGTCAGCGTGGAGACCGTGACGTTCGCCGGCCGGACCGAGGTGGTCGGCGTGACGGACAAGAGCACCGGCGGAGCACCGGCCTTCGTGGAGACCGGCCACATGTTCCCGGCGGCACTCACCGACGCGGACGACCGCGCGGCCCGGGAGACCGCCGTGCGGGCGGTCGAGGCGCTCGGTCTGGACTCCGTGGTGGCGCACACCGAGATCAAGCTGACGCCGGACGGCCCGCGTGTGGTGGAGGTCAACCCCCGCCCGGCCGGCAACCGCATCACCGAACTGGTCCGGCATGTGACCGGCATCGATCTCGCGGCAGCCTGCGTGAACGTGGCACTCGGGCGCGCACCGGACCTGCGGCCACGCGCCACCGGACTGCACAGCGCGGCCATCGCCTTCCTGGTGCCCGGCGCCGGGGGAGTGCTGGAAGGTGTCGACGGCGTCGACGAGGTGGGAGAGGCCGCCGACGTCCTTGAAGTCAGCGTCGCGCGACCCGGCACCCGGGTGGGCGTGGCGAGCAGCAACAACGAGTACCTGGGACACGTCATGGCCGGCGACGCCGACGGTCCGGGCGCCCGGGCAGGCGCCGAGGCGCTCCTCGCCCGGCTGCGCCCCCAGGTGGCGAACCGATGA
- a CDS encoding Rossmann-like domain-containing protein, with translation MTAPAAASYEDLVAGVLAGRFGPDPRTRHIAMAFTTRQSVRHAGRGSGYRNEVLSLRLDAAVGSCAVEPGELPAGVVDDCVGADVAALLGHRLSPVRVAALDTYLMAVLPHGPGSGARPWPLPAGDSLERSRARARAVVGLLDTPPGSTVLVVGVVNSLLEALRERGLAYVPCDLKGGTTEWGEPVRTEAPAELERCDAILASGMTLGNGSFEPLREHALRQDKPLVVFAQTGSAVLPRLIGAGVTAVSAEPYPFFWLDGAAGTVHHYGGTL, from the coding sequence ATGACCGCCCCCGCCGCCGCTTCGTACGAGGATCTCGTCGCCGGAGTCCTGGCCGGCCGCTTCGGGCCCGACCCGCGAACCCGCCACATCGCCATGGCCTTCACCACCCGCCAGTCCGTAAGACACGCCGGCCGCGGGAGCGGCTACCGCAACGAGGTGCTCAGCCTGCGACTCGACGCGGCCGTCGGCTCCTGCGCGGTCGAGCCGGGGGAGCTGCCCGCCGGGGTCGTCGACGACTGCGTCGGCGCGGATGTCGCCGCGCTGCTCGGACACCGGCTGTCCCCGGTCAGGGTCGCCGCGCTCGATACGTATCTGATGGCGGTGCTGCCCCACGGCCCCGGATCGGGCGCGCGGCCGTGGCCCCTTCCGGCCGGTGATTCGCTGGAGAGGTCCCGGGCGCGGGCACGCGCCGTCGTCGGGCTGCTCGACACCCCGCCCGGTTCCACCGTGCTCGTCGTCGGGGTGGTCAACTCCCTGCTGGAGGCGCTGCGGGAGCGCGGCCTCGCCTACGTACCGTGCGACCTGAAGGGCGGTACGACGGAGTGGGGCGAGCCCGTGCGCACCGAGGCGCCGGCCGAACTGGAGCGCTGTGACGCGATCCTGGCCTCCGGGATGACCCTGGGCAACGGGAGCTTCGAACCGCTGCGGGAACACGCCCTGCGGCAGGACAAGCCCCTCGTGGTTTTCGCCCAGACCGGCAGCGCGGTACTGCCCCGGCTCATCGGCGCCGGAGTCACCGCCGTGTCCGCGGAGCCGTACCCGTTCTTCTGGCTCGACGGCGCCGCCGGAACCGTTCACCACTACGGAGGAACCCTGTGA
- a CDS encoding PLP-dependent cysteine synthase family protein: MTAALLRPAGNRELLGLVGGTPLARITADLPCPHPGFWAKLEGFAVGGMKARAAVSMLLGAERRGELRPGAPVVESTSGTLGIGLAFAGQALGHPVVLVGDTELEPSMRGLLHAHGARLELVGRPAAEGGWQAARLARLRELLTELPGAYWPDQYNNPDNTAGYASLAAEIAGRLDHVDVLVCSVGTGGHSAGIVGPLRRRWPGLRLIGVDATGSTIFGQPARPRLMRGLGSSIHPRNVAHEQFDEVHWVGPAEAADSCRRLARDNFVSGGWSTGAVALVAAWAARVHPGAVVATVFPDGPHRYLGSIFDDGFNALHGLGPENAATRPVEIRHPQAVEATGWTRCRAVTGRREDRRPVRQPVSRGPAGATAARVPAGSTLPRTRPYTVRLPYEPEESR; encoded by the coding sequence GTGACCGCCGCACTCCTGCGCCCCGCGGGCAACCGGGAACTCCTCGGGCTCGTCGGCGGCACCCCGCTCGCCCGCATCACCGCCGATCTGCCCTGCCCGCACCCCGGCTTCTGGGCCAAACTCGAAGGCTTCGCCGTGGGCGGGATGAAGGCGCGTGCCGCCGTGTCCATGCTGCTGGGCGCCGAGCGGCGCGGCGAACTGCGCCCAGGCGCACCGGTGGTGGAGTCCACCTCCGGAACCCTCGGCATCGGTCTCGCCTTCGCGGGCCAGGCGCTCGGCCATCCCGTCGTCCTGGTCGGCGACACCGAACTCGAACCGTCGATGCGCGGTCTCCTGCACGCCCACGGCGCCAGGCTGGAACTCGTCGGCCGTCCGGCCGCCGAGGGCGGCTGGCAGGCCGCCCGGCTGGCCCGGCTCCGTGAGCTCCTCACCGAACTGCCGGGCGCCTACTGGCCCGACCAGTACAACAACCCCGACAACACCGCCGGTTACGCGTCACTCGCCGCCGAGATCGCCGGCCGGCTCGACCATGTGGACGTCCTGGTGTGCAGCGTCGGAACCGGCGGGCACAGCGCGGGCATCGTCGGCCCGCTGCGCAGACGCTGGCCCGGACTGCGGCTGATCGGTGTCGACGCCACCGGCTCGACGATCTTCGGACAGCCGGCCCGGCCCCGCCTGATGCGCGGACTGGGCAGCAGCATCCATCCGCGCAACGTGGCCCACGAGCAGTTCGACGAGGTCCACTGGGTCGGACCGGCGGAGGCCGCGGACAGCTGTCGGCGGCTGGCCCGGGACAACTTCGTCAGTGGTGGCTGGAGCACCGGTGCCGTCGCACTCGTGGCGGCCTGGGCGGCCCGCGTCCACCCGGGCGCTGTCGTCGCGACCGTCTTCCCCGACGGGCCGCACCGCTACCTCGGCAGCATCTTCGACGACGGATTCAACGCCCTGCACGGGCTGGGCCCGGAGAACGCGGCCACCCGCCCGGTGGAGATCCGCCATCCGCAGGCCGTGGAGGCGACCGGCTGGACGCGCTGCCGCGCCGTCACGGGGCGCCGCGAGGACCGCAGGCCCGTGCGGCAGCCGGTGTCCCGTGGGCCCGCAGGAGCGACAGCGGCCCGCGTGCCCGCGGGAAGCACCCTGCCGCGCACCCGCCCGTACACCGTCCGGCTGCCGTACGAACCGGAGGAGTCCCGATGA
- a CDS encoding enolase C-terminal domain-like protein, which yields MKVRRRTVALRLAEPLRISRSTMTARDAVRLSIEHQGLHGHGETVSSVYYGLDTAAVTHWLDRCGHGLARFPDPETALETLSRQASGEPRGTGGPVAPGAPPAVAAAVESALLDLVGKRAGAPVHRLLGTAAAPVAATARTIGITSPRHAGALAARLAGEGFTVLKVKAGAPDPEDDVARVRAVRAAAPHVRLLLDPNGGWSTAAAPALLGRFAELGVEAVEQPVAPGDPEALARLAARSPLPVIADEDAVGIEDARRLAGRVHGINVKLAKCGGVSAALHIAALIAGSGTDLMLGCLTASSLGIAPAVHLADRARWTDLDGHLLLAHDPWTGIGGTDGTVRASSHPGLGVRPRTPFDGPRSPLVADGTDRGRDHAKEVRS from the coding sequence ATGAAGGTCCGCCGGCGCACCGTCGCGCTGCGGCTGGCCGAGCCGCTGCGGATCTCCCGCTCCACCATGACCGCCCGTGACGCGGTCCGGCTGTCCATCGAGCATCAGGGGCTGCACGGCCACGGCGAGACCGTCAGCAGTGTGTACTACGGCCTCGACACCGCGGCCGTCACCCACTGGCTCGACCGGTGCGGCCACGGTCTCGCGCGGTTCCCGGACCCGGAGACGGCCCTGGAGACCCTGTCCCGGCAGGCCTCCGGCGAACCCCGAGGCACCGGCGGGCCGGTCGCGCCCGGGGCGCCCCCGGCGGTGGCGGCAGCCGTCGAGTCGGCGCTGCTCGACCTCGTCGGCAAGCGCGCCGGCGCGCCGGTGCACCGCCTCCTCGGCACGGCCGCCGCGCCTGTCGCCGCGACCGCCAGGACCATCGGGATCACCTCGCCCCGCCACGCCGGCGCCCTCGCCGCCCGGCTGGCGGGGGAGGGGTTCACCGTCCTCAAGGTCAAGGCCGGTGCGCCCGATCCGGAGGACGATGTGGCGCGCGTGCGTGCCGTGCGCGCTGCGGCCCCGCACGTACGGCTGCTCCTGGACCCCAACGGAGGCTGGAGCACCGCGGCGGCGCCCGCACTGCTCGGTCGCTTCGCCGAACTCGGCGTCGAGGCCGTCGAACAGCCTGTCGCTCCGGGCGACCCCGAGGCACTGGCCCGGCTCGCCGCACGCTCGCCGCTGCCCGTCATCGCCGACGAGGACGCCGTCGGCATCGAGGACGCCCGACGGCTCGCCGGGCGGGTCCACGGCATCAACGTCAAACTCGCCAAGTGCGGAGGCGTGAGCGCTGCCCTGCACATCGCCGCACTGATCGCCGGCAGCGGCACCGACCTCATGCTCGGCTGCCTCACCGCGAGTTCACTCGGCATCGCCCCGGCCGTGCACCTCGCGGACCGTGCCCGGTGGACCGACCTCGACGGACATCTGCTGCTCGCCCACGACCCGTGGACAGGAATCGGCGGAACCGACGGCACCGTACGGGCGAGCAGCCACCCGGGCTTGGGCGTACGCCCGCGCACACCGTTCGACGGACCCCGTTCACCCCTCGTGGCGGACGGCACCGACCGGGGACGCGACCACGCGAAAGAGGTGCGGTCGTGA
- a CDS encoding MFS transporter produces the protein MSTWREIRALPPAVRLLLVNQLGVNTGFYLLIPYLAVHLSDDLGMSAAVVGTVLGVRNLSQQGLFVIGGSASDRLGARRVIIAGCALRTAGFALFALGDGVVVLLAASVLSGMAGALFNPAVRAHLAQEAGERRAEAFALFNVFATTGALIGPLLGSALLLVDFRAAALTAAGIFAVLTVAQALVLPPGRAAVPATNGVFADWREVVGNRPFMAFACAMVSMVALESQLYLLLPDGARRATGWDGAAGLVFLVGTLAGLAFQLRITRALKRRGSRAKWIGAGLALMAVAFVPPMLVASDAPPDAGVSQTVLRAVPVLAGALLLQTGLMVTQPFVMELIPEFGRPGLTGTYFGVFYVVSGIAAALGNAAVGWAMDTGQRIGAGWLPWACCLVLGLVSAAGITRLHRRGGLPGRPVPVSAPA, from the coding sequence GTGAGCACCTGGCGCGAGATACGCGCCCTGCCCCCGGCGGTGCGCCTCCTGCTCGTCAACCAGCTCGGGGTCAACACCGGCTTCTACCTGCTCATCCCCTACCTGGCCGTGCACCTCAGCGACGACCTCGGGATGTCCGCCGCCGTCGTCGGCACCGTGCTCGGTGTGCGCAACCTCAGCCAGCAGGGGCTGTTCGTCATCGGCGGGTCGGCCTCGGACCGGCTGGGGGCCCGTCGGGTGATCATCGCCGGTTGCGCGCTGCGGACGGCAGGTTTCGCCCTCTTCGCGCTCGGCGACGGAGTCGTGGTCCTGCTCGCGGCCTCGGTCCTCAGCGGAATGGCCGGTGCCCTGTTCAACCCCGCGGTCCGTGCCCACCTCGCCCAGGAGGCGGGGGAGCGCAGGGCCGAGGCGTTCGCGCTCTTCAACGTCTTCGCGACGACAGGAGCCCTGATCGGTCCCCTCCTCGGCAGCGCCCTGCTCCTGGTCGACTTCCGGGCGGCCGCTCTCACGGCGGCAGGCATCTTCGCCGTGCTGACCGTCGCCCAGGCCCTGGTACTGCCGCCCGGCCGGGCGGCAGTACCAGCCACGAACGGTGTCTTCGCCGACTGGCGTGAAGTGGTCGGCAACCGCCCCTTCATGGCCTTCGCCTGCGCGATGGTCTCCATGGTGGCGCTGGAGAGCCAGCTCTATCTGCTGCTTCCCGACGGCGCACGCCGGGCCACCGGTTGGGACGGTGCGGCGGGCCTGGTCTTCCTCGTGGGAACGCTCGCCGGACTCGCGTTCCAGCTCCGCATCACCCGCGCGCTGAAACGGCGGGGCAGCAGGGCGAAGTGGATCGGAGCGGGCCTCGCCCTGATGGCGGTGGCCTTCGTGCCGCCCATGCTGGTGGCGTCGGACGCCCCGCCGGACGCCGGTGTGAGCCAGACCGTGCTGCGCGCGGTCCCCGTGCTGGCAGGCGCCCTGCTGCTCCAGACCGGACTCATGGTCACCCAGCCGTTCGTGATGGAACTGATCCCCGAGTTCGGCAGGCCCGGTCTCACCGGCACGTACTTCGGGGTCTTCTACGTCGTGTCCGGCATCGCCGCAGCTCTCGGGAACGCCGCCGTCGGCTGGGCGATGGACACCGGCCAGCGCATCGGCGCCGGCTGGCTGCCCTGGGCCTGCTGTCTCGTGCTCGGTCTCGTCTCGGCGGCGGGGATCACCCGGCTGCACCGCCGCGGAGGGCTGCCCGGCCGGCCGGTCCCCGTTTCCGCCCCCGCCTGA
- a CDS encoding class I SAM-dependent DNA methyltransferase, with product MNDANLLTDNPALYEARFPDPQRLAGRWTEDTLRRYGSGPRVLDLGCGTGRDAAYLQSRGRTVTGADLSDAMLRHASREHPGPEYLRADLREFDLGARRFDAVVCLDSALLYCRTAAETDTFLASCRRCLGPGGLFVAEMRNGAYFLGRGALSEAPAVHTFTHRGVVHRSVTRLRVDPTARLLHRSRTWSTDDGTPPVEQRSAWRLLLPRELRRALVANGFEVLALHDGPGPRTEPPWHEGDLPAGTTDADRLHVIARLADG from the coding sequence ATGAACGACGCCAATCTGCTCACCGACAACCCGGCGCTCTACGAGGCCCGCTTTCCGGACCCCCAGCGGCTCGCCGGACGCTGGACCGAGGACACGCTCAGGAGGTACGGGTCCGGCCCCCGCGTCCTGGACCTCGGCTGCGGTACCGGGCGCGACGCCGCGTACCTCCAGTCGCGGGGGCGCACCGTGACCGGTGCCGACCTCTCGGACGCGATGCTCCGGCACGCCTCCCGGGAGCATCCTGGGCCGGAGTATCTCCGCGCCGATCTGAGGGAGTTCGACCTGGGCGCACGGAGATTCGACGCGGTCGTGTGCCTGGACAGCGCGCTGCTGTACTGCCGGACCGCTGCCGAGACCGACACCTTCCTCGCTTCCTGCCGGCGCTGCCTGGGCCCGGGCGGCCTGTTCGTCGCGGAGATGCGCAACGGTGCGTACTTCCTCGGCCGCGGCGCGCTCTCCGAGGCCCCGGCCGTTCACACCTTCACCCATCGCGGCGTCGTCCACCGCTCCGTGACCCGGCTGCGCGTGGACCCGACGGCCCGCCTGCTCCACCGCAGCCGCACCTGGTCCACCGACGACGGAACACCTCCGGTCGAACAGCGCTCGGCCTGGCGCCTGTTGCTCCCCCGGGAACTCCGCCGGGCCCTCGTCGCGAACGGGTTCGAGGTCCTCGCGCTCCACGACGGGCCCGGGCCCCGAACCGAACCTCCCTGGCATGAGGGCGACCTGCCCGCCGGAACGACGGACGCCGACCGGCTTCATGTGATCGCCCGGCTCGCGGACGGCTGA
- a CDS encoding ABC transporter substrate-binding protein: MHSDTRTTTASPFPGLRRRGFLAATGAAGLGALALTGCADTSGPAPDDAEADGTPKRGGRLRAAFAGGGASETLDPHLSNLFADAARAKALYDKLADYGGDLSAQPRLASSWEPNNNLDRWKVSLRTALFHDGQPVTAKDVLYSYRRIADPERAFRARASLEPIDLAASRALDERTVEFVLKRPTAEFPNVMAAFGAYIVPASARDGDFDHRPVGSGPFRLVSFAPGRSTVLRRNDDYWDGAPHLDELEFVVANEESARVNALLGGQVEYAHELNPATARAHEKGGRIRIVRLRNSAMQSFAMKTDRPPFDDPRVRQALMLVADREELVQGALSGAGEVGNDLFGKGYEYYADSLPQRERDLGRARSLLKQAGAEDLRITLDTSPVAAGFTESAAVFRDQAAEAGITVEVRTGSKDTYWKDILDAGTLCCYRSGAMPIESHVSQRLLTGSTTNATKWRHQDFDALYQQAQSTRDPKERSAVYARMQRRLHTEGPFLIWGFADWILGTARRVRGIEQQAPANTLDWARFDRVWLA, from the coding sequence ATGCACAGCGACACACGCACCACGACAGCATCGCCCTTCCCCGGCCTGCGCCGCCGCGGCTTCCTCGCCGCCACGGGCGCCGCCGGTCTCGGCGCCCTCGCGCTGACCGGCTGCGCGGACACCTCGGGCCCCGCCCCCGACGACGCCGAAGCGGACGGCACACCCAAGCGCGGCGGCCGGCTGCGGGCCGCCTTCGCCGGAGGCGGGGCGAGCGAGACGCTGGACCCGCACCTGAGCAACCTCTTCGCCGACGCCGCCCGCGCCAAGGCTCTCTACGACAAGCTGGCCGACTACGGCGGCGACCTCTCGGCCCAGCCCCGCCTCGCCTCCTCCTGGGAACCCAACAACAACCTCGACCGGTGGAAGGTCTCCCTGCGGACGGCGCTCTTCCACGACGGGCAGCCCGTGACGGCGAAGGACGTGCTGTACAGCTACCGGCGGATCGCCGACCCCGAGCGCGCCTTCCGCGCCAGGGCGTCACTCGAACCGATCGACCTGGCGGCCAGCCGGGCCCTGGACGAGCGGACCGTCGAATTCGTCCTCAAGCGGCCGACAGCCGAATTCCCCAATGTGATGGCGGCGTTCGGCGCGTACATCGTCCCCGCCTCGGCCCGCGACGGCGACTTCGACCACCGGCCCGTCGGCAGCGGTCCCTTCCGTCTGGTGTCCTTCGCCCCCGGCCGGTCCACCGTCCTGCGGCGCAACGACGACTACTGGGACGGTGCCCCGCACCTGGACGAGCTGGAGTTCGTCGTCGCCAACGAGGAGTCCGCACGCGTCAACGCCCTGCTGGGCGGCCAGGTCGAGTATGCCCACGAGCTGAACCCGGCGACCGCCCGCGCCCATGAGAAGGGCGGCCGGATCCGGATCGTACGGCTCCGCAACAGCGCGATGCAGTCCTTCGCCATGAAGACCGACCGGCCGCCCTTCGACGACCCGCGCGTCCGCCAGGCCCTGATGCTCGTCGCCGACCGGGAAGAACTCGTCCAGGGGGCCCTCTCCGGCGCCGGGGAGGTCGGCAACGACCTGTTCGGCAAGGGGTACGAGTACTACGCCGACAGCCTGCCCCAGCGTGAACGGGACCTCGGCCGGGCGCGCAGCCTGCTGAAGCAGGCAGGTGCCGAGGACCTGCGGATCACCCTCGACACCTCACCCGTCGCCGCCGGCTTCACCGAGTCCGCCGCCGTCTTCCGCGACCAGGCGGCCGAAGCGGGCATCACGGTCGAGGTGAGGACCGGAAGCAAGGACACCTACTGGAAGGACATCCTCGACGCCGGCACCCTGTGCTGCTACCGCTCGGGCGCCATGCCCATCGAGTCGCACGTATCCCAGCGCCTGCTCACGGGCTCGACCACCAACGCGACCAAGTGGCGCCACCAGGACTTCGACGCCCTGTACCAGCAGGCCCAGTCGACACGGGACCCGAAGGAGCGCTCGGCCGTCTACGCCCGCATGCAGCGCCGCCTCCACACCGAAGGCCCCTTCCTGATCTGGGGCTTCGCCGACTGGATACTCGGCACCGCCCGCCGCGTCAGAGGCATCGAGCAGCAGGCACCCGCCAACACCCTGGACTGGGCCCGCTTCGACAGGGTGTGGCTCGCGTGA
- a CDS encoding ABC transporter permease produces MPWAARRLLLAGAQTAAVVLLVFALTEALPGDAAVALAGDQPDPDRIEAVRAALHLDRPPLERLLDWSAGLFHGDLGVSLTSGRPVSTYLADGFGPTLLLAAPTVVLLVPAAVGLGVLAARHEGRAADRIVSAVTLGLYAVPEFALGVLLVTVFALRLGWLPPTAVGYGTDLLAHPAALVLPVLVLLARPVCSLARLVRAGMTDALTSPYVAQALRCGVPGVRVRYTHALPNAIAPAAQQLARTVDWLLCGVVVVEALFVIPGLGTVLMNAVAERDVPVVQGLAVVFGLATVLLNLGADLVTHRLAPRTGAAA; encoded by the coding sequence ATGCCGTGGGCGGCACGGCGGTTGCTGCTCGCAGGTGCGCAAACCGCGGCCGTGGTGCTGCTCGTCTTCGCCCTCACCGAGGCGCTGCCCGGCGACGCCGCCGTGGCCCTCGCCGGAGACCAGCCGGACCCGGACCGGATCGAGGCGGTGCGAGCCGCCCTGCACCTGGACCGTCCGCCCCTGGAGCGTCTGCTCGACTGGTCGGCCGGGCTGTTCCACGGCGACCTCGGGGTCTCGCTGACCTCGGGGCGGCCCGTCAGCACCTATCTGGCGGACGGGTTCGGCCCGACCCTCCTGCTCGCCGCCCCGACGGTGGTGCTGCTCGTACCCGCCGCCGTCGGCCTCGGCGTGCTCGCGGCCCGGCACGAAGGGCGCGCCGCCGACCGGATCGTCAGCGCGGTGACGCTGGGCCTGTACGCCGTTCCGGAGTTCGCCCTGGGCGTGCTGCTGGTCACGGTCTTCGCGCTCCGGCTCGGATGGCTGCCGCCGACCGCCGTCGGCTACGGCACCGATCTGCTCGCCCACCCGGCCGCGCTGGTACTTCCCGTCCTGGTCCTGCTGGCGCGCCCGGTGTGCTCGCTCGCCCGGCTGGTCCGGGCCGGCATGACCGACGCACTGACCTCGCCGTACGTCGCCCAGGCGCTCCGCTGCGGCGTGCCGGGCGTGCGGGTCCGCTACACCCATGCCCTGCCCAACGCGATCGCCCCGGCTGCCCAGCAACTGGCCCGCACGGTGGACTGGCTCCTGTGCGGGGTGGTCGTCGTGGAGGCGCTGTTCGTGATCCCCGGGCTCGGCACGGTCCTGATGAACGCCGTCGCGGAACGGGACGTCCCCGTGGTGCAGGGCCTCGCGGTCGTCTTCGGCCTGGCCACCGTCCTGCTCAACCTCGGGGCGGACCTGGTCACCCACCGCCTCGCGCCGCGCACGGGAGCGGCGGCGTGA
- a CDS encoding ABC transporter permease — MALALARSRRGLKALVVGPGNGRTRTRAGGFLPGLLIVGVPLVLALAGPLFAGDAGPRGTSLTTGDGHRLGTDFIGRDVGRQVLLGGRSVVLVALASTALAYAVALPAGFVCALTRRRWVEELLMRPLDVLLSVPSLLLILLVAAAVAPGPAGLALLVALVNIPDTARIVRAAGAEAASRPAVEALRMQGESWARMAFGYVGRSVARTLAADAGVRLTGALYLVATAAFLGVGVAPDAADWAVMVDRNRAGLFVQPWAVVVPALLIVALTMGGNLLVDAALARPGTKEKRI; from the coding sequence ATGGCCCTCGCGCTCGCCCGCTCCCGGCGCGGACTGAAGGCGCTGGTCGTCGGGCCGGGAAACGGGCGGACCCGCACCCGTGCCGGCGGCTTCCTCCCCGGCCTGCTCATCGTCGGTGTTCCGCTCGTACTCGCCCTGGCGGGACCGCTGTTCGCCGGGGACGCCGGGCCGCGAGGGACGTCGCTCACCACCGGCGACGGGCACCGGCTCGGCACGGACTTCATCGGCCGGGACGTCGGCAGACAGGTGCTGCTGGGCGGCCGGTCGGTGGTCCTCGTCGCGCTCGCCTCGACGGCCCTCGCCTATGCGGTGGCGCTGCCGGCCGGGTTCGTCTGTGCCCTCACGCGCCGCAGGTGGGTGGAGGAGCTGCTGATGCGTCCGCTGGACGTGCTGCTCTCCGTACCGTCACTCCTGCTGATTCTGCTGGTGGCCGCCGCCGTCGCACCGGGACCGGCCGGCCTCGCCCTCCTGGTGGCACTCGTCAACATTCCGGACACGGCCAGGATCGTCCGTGCCGCAGGGGCGGAAGCCGCCTCGCGTCCGGCGGTGGAGGCGCTCCGCATGCAGGGCGAGAGCTGGGCGCGGATGGCCTTCGGCTATGTCGGCAGGTCGGTCGCCCGGACCCTCGCCGCCGACGCGGGTGTCCGTCTGACGGGGGCCCTGTACCTCGTGGCCACGGCGGCGTTCCTCGGTGTCGGAGTGGCCCCGGACGCCGCCGACTGGGCGGTGATGGTGGACCGCAACCGTGCCGGGCTGTTCGTCCAGCCGTGGGCCGTGGTGGTCCCGGCCCTGCTGATCGTCGCGCTCACCATGGGCGGAAACCTGCTCGTCGACGCGGCGCTCGCTCGCCCCGGCACGAAGGAGAAGCGCATATGA